A stretch of DNA from Yoonia sp. BS5-3:
ATGTGGATGACCAGATGATCACATCTGACCCTGACATCGTCGCCGTTGGCGAATGCGTTGAACATGACGGTGCCGTCTTCGGGCTGGTTGCACCGCTTTATGATCAGGCGAAAGTTGTCGCGCAAACCCTGATGGGTAATGAGGCGCAGTTTGTTCAGAAAGAGATATCGACCAAGCTGAAGGTCACCGGTTGTGACCTCTTCAGCGCGGGCGATTTTGCCGATGGGGACGGACGCGAAGACATCGTCTTCCGCGATCCAGCACGCGGTGTCTACCGCCGCCTTGTGATCGAAAACAACGTGGTCATCGGGGCCGTCATGTATGGCGACACCGCAGACAGCAACTGGTTCTTCGGGCTGATCAAAGACAAAACCGACATCGCCGAGATGCGCGATACGCTGATCTTTGGGCCGGCCTATCAGGGGGGAACCCCCATGGACCCGTTAGCAGCCGTTGCAGCCTTACCGCGTGATGCGGAAATCTGCGGGTGCAACGGCATTTGCAAAGGACAGATTGAGGATGCAATCGCTGCCGGTCACACCGACCTGGGCGCGATCAAGGCAACAACCAAGGCGTCGGCCTCTTGCGGAACATGCACCGGACTTGTCGAACAGGTACTAGCGGTCACGCTGGGCGATGATTTTGTCATGCCAGCGGCGCAGTCCGTCTGCGGCTGCACCGACATGACGCATGAAGACCTGCGGCGCATGATCAAATCGCAGAAACTGACGTCGATGCAGGCGGTGTTTCAGGAATGCGGCTGGAAAACATCCTGCGGCTGCCACGTCTGCCGCCCGGCACTGAATTTCTATCTTCTGGCCGATTGGCCGATCGAATATCAAGACGATCCGCAGTCGCGTTTCATCAACGAACGCAAGCACGCCAATATCCAAAAGGACGGCACATTCAGCGTCGTTCCGCGCATGTGGGGCGGCATCACCACCCCGGATGAGCTGCGGGCCATCGCCGATGCCGCCGACAAATACATGGTGCCTACGGTCAAAGTGACCGGCGGCCAGCGCATCGACCTTCTGGGTGTCAAAGGTGAGGATCTGCCTGCAATCTGGAAGGATCTGAACGATGCGGGCATGGTCTCTGGCTATGCTTATTCCAAGGGGCTGCGGACGGTAAAAACCTGCGTCGGGACGGATCACTGCCGCTTCGGCACCCAAGACAGCACCGGCCTCGGGATCAAGCTTGAAAAGACGCTGCACGGGTCTTGGACACCGCATAAGCTGAAGCTCGGCGTTTCTGGCTGTCCGCGCAACTGCGCCGAAGCAACGTGCAAGGATATCGGTATCGTATGCGTCGACAGTGGATATCAGGTCAGCATTGGCGGTGCCGCAGGTATGGACGTCAAAGAGACTGAATTGCTGATCCAGGTCCCGACCGAGGACGAAACGATCCTGGTGATCAAGGCCGTCACGCAGCTTTACCGCGAAAATGCCAAATATCTCGACCGTATCTATAAATGGCTGGCCAAGGTCGGCATGGATTGGGTGAAAGACCAGATCGAGGATCTGGACAACCGGCAAGCGCTGGTGGACCGGTTCGAACTGTCTCAATCTGTTTACCGGCACGATCCTTGGGCACGGCATGTTGATGAACAGGCCGAGACATACCAACCCCTCGCAAATCTCTCTATGGAGGCCGCAGAATGAGCGACTGGATCGATATCGCCCCGCTCGAGGCCATCCAGCCGCGCGGTGCCCGGCTGATTAAAACGGCCCATGGCTGCGTGGCCGTGTTCCGCACCGCCGAGGATGAGGTTTACGCCCTCGACAACGCCTGCCCCCACAAACAGGGGCCGCTGGCCGAAGGGATCGTGCATGGCAAGGCCGTGACCTGCCCGCTGCATAATTGGGTGATCAGCCTTGAGACCGGGATGGTGCAAGGGGCCGACGAAGGTCAGGTGTCGACCTATCCGGCGCGGGTCGAAGATGGGCGTATCCTGTTGGACGTGGCATTTATCAGGTCACGGTCCGCGGCATGAAAACGGTCTGCACGACCTGCCCCTATTGCGGCGTTGGTTGTGGGGTGATTGCCTCATCCGACGGCACGATCAAGGGCGACCCGGATCATCCGGCCAACTTTGGGCGGCTTTGTTCCAAAGGCTCGGCTTTGGGTGAAACCATCGGGCTTGAAGGCCGGCTTCTGGCCCCCAAGGTGCTTGGCCATGATGCCAGCTGGGATAACGCGCTTGATTTGGTCGCCACCAAATTCAGCAAGGCGATCCGTGATTACGGACCCGATAGCGTGGCCTTCTACGGGTCTGGCCAATTACTGACCGAGGATTACTACGTCGCCAACAAGCTCATGAAGGGCTATTTTGGTTCGGCCAATATCGACACCAATTCGCGCCTTTGCATGGCCTCGTCAGTGGCTGGTCACAAACGGGCCTTCGGGACGGACACGGTACCCGGCACCTATGAAGATCTCGAACAGGCGGATCTGATCGTCTTGGTGGGTTCCAACCTGGCTTGGTGCCACCCTGTGCTGTTCCAGCGGATCGCAGCTGCCAAGGCCGCACGGCCGAACATGCGCGTGATCAATATCGACCCGCGTATCACCGCAACCTCTGATCTTGCTGACCTGCATCTGCAAGTGCGGGCCGATAGCGACGTGGCCCTGTTCAACGGATTGCTGGCCCATCTGGCAGATGCGGGCAAATGCGACGATGATTATGTGACTCGCCATGTGAACGGGTACACACAGGCATTGGACGCGGCCCGTCAAAGCAACGCCAGCGATACCGGGCTCAGCGATGCGGAACTGCAGCAATTCTACGCGATGTGGGCAGCCACCGAAAAGGTCGTTACCGTCTATTCACAAGGGGTGAACCAATCCACCTCAGGGACCGATAAGGTCAACGCGATCATCAATTGCCACCTGGCCACGGGGCGGATCGGCAAGCCCGGTATGGGACCGTTTAGCGCCACAGGCCAGCCCAACGCCATGGGCGGGCGCGAGGTTGGCGGGCTGGCCAATATGCTGGCCGCGCATCTGGACATTGAAAACCCCGATCACCGGGACGCGCTGCAGGCTGCCTGGAATAGCCCAACAATGTGCACGACAGCGGGGCTTAAAGCAGTTGATCTGTTTCAGGCCTGTGCCAACGGGCAGATCAAGGCGCTGTGGGTGATGTCGACGAACCCTGCCGTCAGCCTGCCTGACGCAGATGGGGTGGCCGAAGCAATCCGTAATGTCCCTTTCACAGTGGTATCCGACATCATGGCGCGCACAGATACGGGCGATCTGGCCGACGTGCTGTTACCGGCTGCAGGCTGGGGCGAAAAAAACGGCACTGTCACGAACTCCGAGCGGCGGGTGTCGCGGCAGCGGGCCTTCCTGCCCGCGCCTGGTCAGGCACGGCCGGATTGGCAGATTATCTCGGGCGTGGCGCAGCGGATGGGTTTTGACGGGTTCGACTACGAAAGCCCCGAAGAGATTTTCAAAGAATATGCCGCACTGACCGCGCTCAGCCAGAAATTCGCGAAGGATTTGGACCTGACAGATCTGGCAGATGCCGATTATGACGGTCTCGGCCCGGTGCAATGGCCGGTGGGTGGCACAGACCGGTTCTTTGCAAATGGCGGTTTCTTTCATGCCGATGGCAAAGCGAAAATGCTGCCTTTGGCCGCCCCGGCGCTTGAAACCGGCAAATTCCGGTTGAATACTGGGCGCATTCGTGACCAATGGCACACAATGACACGGACCGGGAAATCGGCAAAGCTGGGTGCGCATCTGGCAGAGCCTTACGTGGAAATGCACCCCGCTGACGCAGCCACACTTGGGGTGAGCGCAGCCGAATTGGTGCGCCTTGATCAAAAGGGGATTTTCCGGGTCCTGATCAGCGAAAACATCGCAGCGGGCACGTTATTTGCACCGCTGCATTGGACGCGGCAAACCTCATCCGCCGGAACGGTCAATAGCGCCGTCAATGTGGGCACCGATCCGTTCTCGGGCCAACCTGCCTTGAAATCGGCGGATGTCAGCGCGGAAAAATTCGGCGCGGGCTGGTACGGGTTTGCCGTCAGCGCGGTGCCGATGACACCCTCCCGGCCCTATCACGCGATCGCCAAGACC
This window harbors:
- the nirB gene encoding nitrite reductase large subunit NirB, whose product is MSKKLIVIGAGMASGRALEHLFDEGADYDVTLFNAEPRGNYNRIMLSPVLSGEKTYAEIVTHDADWYAANGVTCRFGEKITAIDRAAKTVTADNGDVLAYDKLMFGTGSNPFIIPLPGHDLDGVIAYRDLEDTELMMSMGADNKVVVIGGGLLGLEAAAGMAARGADVTVVHIMGHLMERQLDEAAGYLLRKALVDKGITVKCSANSKEILGENGKVRALLLDDGTELPCDLLVMAVGIRPNIALGQEAGLAVGRGIHVDDQMITSDPDIVAVGECVEHDGAVFGLVAPLYDQAKVVAQTLMGNEAQFVQKEISTKLKVTGCDLFSAGDFADGDGREDIVFRDPARGVYRRLVIENNVVIGAVMYGDTADSNWFFGLIKDKTDIAEMRDTLIFGPAYQGGTPMDPLAAVAALPRDAEICGCNGICKGQIEDAIAAGHTDLGAIKATTKASASCGTCTGLVEQVLAVTLGDDFVMPAAQSVCGCTDMTHEDLRRMIKSQKLTSMQAVFQECGWKTSCGCHVCRPALNFYLLADWPIEYQDDPQSRFINERKHANIQKDGTFSVVPRMWGGITTPDELRAIADAADKYMVPTVKVTGGQRIDLLGVKGEDLPAIWKDLNDAGMVSGYAYSKGLRTVKTCVGTDHCRFGTQDSTGLGIKLEKTLHGSWTPHKLKLGVSGCPRNCAEATCKDIGIVCVDSGYQVSIGGAAGMDVKETELLIQVPTEDETILVIKAVTQLYRENAKYLDRIYKWLAKVGMDWVKDQIEDLDNRQALVDRFELSQSVYRHDPWARHVDEQAETYQPLANLSMEAAE
- a CDS encoding molybdopterin-dependent oxidoreductase codes for the protein MKTVCTTCPYCGVGCGVIASSDGTIKGDPDHPANFGRLCSKGSALGETIGLEGRLLAPKVLGHDASWDNALDLVATKFSKAIRDYGPDSVAFYGSGQLLTEDYYVANKLMKGYFGSANIDTNSRLCMASSVAGHKRAFGTDTVPGTYEDLEQADLIVLVGSNLAWCHPVLFQRIAAAKAARPNMRVINIDPRITATSDLADLHLQVRADSDVALFNGLLAHLADAGKCDDDYVTRHVNGYTQALDAARQSNASDTGLSDAELQQFYAMWAATEKVVTVYSQGVNQSTSGTDKVNAIINCHLATGRIGKPGMGPFSATGQPNAMGGREVGGLANMLAAHLDIENPDHRDALQAAWNSPTMCTTAGLKAVDLFQACANGQIKALWVMSTNPAVSLPDADGVAEAIRNVPFTVVSDIMARTDTGDLADVLLPAAGWGEKNGTVTNSERRVSRQRAFLPAPGQARPDWQIISGVAQRMGFDGFDYESPEEIFKEYAALTALSQKFAKDLDLTDLADADYDGLGPVQWPVGGTDRFFANGGFFHADGKAKMLPLAAPALETGKFRLNTGRIRDQWHTMTRTGKSAKLGAHLAEPYVEMHPADAATLGVSAAELVRLDQKGIFRVLISENIAAGTLFAPLHWTRQTSSAGTVNSAVNVGTDPFSGQPALKSADVSAEKFGAGWYGFAVSAVPMTPSRPYHAIAKTQTGWQAECAGVKTPTDWELEARNITGMQSGPAATLYDISTGQTRVAIIDDNKIAALFFASPDPVVVARQHAANLIGQEVSSLSALAGRAAADQPDPGPTVCACFQVGANTLRDAIIAGANSVDTLGAKTCAGTNCGSCKPELAAMISQFKLPVAAE
- the nirD gene encoding nitrite reductase small subunit NirD translates to MSDWIDIAPLEAIQPRGARLIKTAHGCVAVFRTAEDEVYALDNACPHKQGPLAEGIVHGKAVTCPLHNWVISLETGMVQGADEGQVSTYPARVEDGRILLDVAFIRSRSAA